CAAAAGCTGCCACATGCACACTTGCAAACTGCCAAATGTCACAGATACATGCAAACACATGACATTTGGCACACAAATGAATGCAAGAGAGTGAGAGGGTATAGGATTTCCATTTCAAAGAACTAACAGAATAGGTTCAAGAAGATGAGAATTGTTTCCCTACCGAAAGAGGCAAGGATTTCTTTGGACGCCCTCTCCGTGGTCGAGATTCAAATGTTGCTTGAGCACTGGGTCCAGTTAAGGACAACTCCTTTGGAGCAAATTTCACTGCTCTCACTTGATAAGGTTCATTCTGAGATCTAATACTCCAGCGTCTACCCTTTGAAATAAATGAAGGATTTGTTCGTCTTTCAGAGACAGGCTTTGACCTTAGATGTAAAGGTTCATCAGTGCCTTTAGATGTTGCTTGAGTAATATTCTCACTAAAAGGCTCCTTGGGAGTACATGTCAATGCTCCCCCACTATGAAGTTCATCATGAGATCTGATCTTTGGGCGTTTATCCTTCAAAGTGGCAGACAAATCACTTTTTCTTTCCATCACATGTTTTGCCTTGGGATCTGAAAGTTCTTCAATGTACCTCTTTGTAGGCTTACGCAACCTCTTCTGTCTGACTGATGTACCAGCTTTGGCAGCTTGAACAACTTTCTTTGCATTTTTACCAGATACGAGACTTATCAAAGGCTTTGCATCATCATCCAACTCATCAAGGTCCTCTATATCATCTGAAGTGGGGCACATACTATCCTCACCTGGTTCTTGACTATTCCATTTGTCACCAGAAGAGCAACGTAATTTACATTTGACTGTCTTGTGATGCCAACCATTTTTGCTTTCAAATTTTGGAATAGTTGCTGTTGACGATTCTGACATCCCAACAGCACCATTACTACTTCCACTGCATCCAGGGGATTGACTTTCTGAACTCGAGTTTCTTAACCGTGATCCTCCACGTGGAGTATAATCCAGGTAAGACACCTTCTCAGCTAATTCAATATCTGCATTCAACagttccaaaaaagaaaaaatccattcaaatatttaaatcaatgcATCAAAATTGACACCCAGTTGAGGATCATTAGGTGTTTAAGCCACGAGATTtacccaaaataaaatcttcataTGCCCCGGAGAAATCATTAGCTGCATGAATATCATCCACCTCATCAACTTCATCCAGGAATCCATCAAGAACCTACTAAACAGTAGTTCATCAGAAGATCATGATGCCCATAAAATTATTACCAGAGATAAAGAAGTATAAAGCTAAGCACAAAATGTTGTAAGTTTAGCCTGAGAAACAAGAGAATATACTTATtttcatgagaaaaaaagagTAGTATAAAAGGGATTTTGAAACAAGTATTGACAAGGAGAAGCACATACTCCAAGATCCAAGTCATCTGGTCCTTGAGTAATATTTGAATGCAGCCCACCTAAGAAAACAGCaccaaagaaaaaagatcatCATCATTAAAAAGACTAATGGAATACCTTCAAATATTTAAGTAGACAAAAAATCCAGAAAAGCCACTAGTGTTCGCAACATTAATGAAAGGTTCATATACAAGATTCTAGTCGAAGCATATCTAAGATTTTAGAGAACACATAATGTAACAATGCAGAGGCATGTTTAGAAAGTAAGGCAGAAAATGCTTTTGAGTGAAGGATGCACAGGTGGACAACCAGGACAAACCAAGTCACAGAAAACTCCTAACTGAATGTCTCAACTTTGAATAATGACCTTATCCACAAAACatacaattttttaatatgagtaaATCATCTGAAGTTCTCTGCTTTTTTACCTCAGCTTTCCCAACATTAAGATATTCCTGGTCTGGACAGGATAAAGAATCACTTTGGGATTGGGTATTCAgaaccccaaggaaaacaggcaAGAACTTTCTAGCCATCTTTTATcacactagaaaaaaaaaaaaaggaaccatctttttttaattcctatGTACTGGTCACATACTTTACAcacatgcatgtgtgtgtgtgcacaCTGGAGACATAAAGtagtttttacaaaaaaaaaaaaaagcatcagcaGAAAGAAAGCAATAAGCAGTTAGAAAATTaccaatattttttctcatgccATCATTAAATCCATATGAAAAACCATCTGTCTCTGAGCATTTTGATGAATTCTCCTTGCCCAAACATAACACACCATCTACTGAAACATGATCAGTTTTAGGTTCCGCAACTGAGTGCTGTACTTCAATTGCTTCATCTTCTAATGCAGGAGCAAAGGAATCATCTACCTTTAcctaacaaaagaaaataagaaactgTTGTAACGACAACATTGACACGGAtttttgaggggaaaaaaagatgCAGAATTACTTGTATGAGAAAAATAGCCTGTTAACAAGAAACATCAGCAAAACCATGAACCAAGGAAAAGTACATAATATTACAGAAGGGTTATTCCAAAAGTATGTCACCTATATGCCATGATGAACAGAATGAAACCATCAAGAAAATCATATTGCAACACACCTCCCGTCATCAATTAAAATGGCACAATACCAACCAATACGTCAAATAAACACACAATATCACACACAGCCTCAACAAAATCACTTTTCCCATATAACAAACAAGATGTCCGTCCAGCAATTGTTGAATCCAAAAGGGTCAGCAGAGCAAGGTACAAAGATTTTCCCAACCACAAACACTTtgtatcatttgattttgacatcagcacatttaATGGAGAGGAGCCCACTGCCCACATCACCAATTTGaagaaatattgaaaaacaGTAACCCACTAACTATTTAATTTCTGTAAAACATTTGACTATTTTTTCCAACCTAAATCCAATAGTTTGACTGACACGTAGCCAACCTCTTCTGTCTTTGTAATTAGTCCAGATTATCAAGTAAATCATTACCTTCAACATAGCAACCAGAGAAAATGGATGGGGAAATATCCTTCAGCATAGAATGATTCCAAGCATTTCAGAGAACAATATTATGACAGTNNNNNNNNNNNNNNNNNNNNNNNNNNNNNNNNNNNNNNNNNNNNNNNNNNNNNNNNNNNNNNNNNNNNNNNNNNNNNNNNNNNNNNNNNNNNNNNNNNNNNNNNNNNNNNNNNNNNNNNNNNNNNNNNNNNNNNNNNNNNNNNNNNNNNNNNNNNNNNNNNNNNNNNNNNNNNNNNNNNNNNNNNNNNNNNNNNNNNNNNAAGAAAAAACCCCAACCCATAGCATTATTTTGAAGGTACTTAGAACAgtggtaaatgtttttttaaaatggttttttaaaatagaaaaaaaaataaaaaaatcatttttaacaaatccatattaaaacaatccagaaatataaaataaaaattaaaacaaaaaatatcaaaaattttcaaaactctcCAATTCAACCATGACACCCCCTTCACCAATCACCAGCACAGCTGgaaaaaggaggagaaaaacaAGTGACCAATAAAACCCACATGTCCCAGCTGCAcaattgaatgaaataaaaagaccAGTACCATCCTTTATACCGGAATCCCACtcaagtatttaaaaaataaattaatattttttttattttttaaaattaatatttttttcattttttaaaattattttaatacattgatatgaaaaataaatttaaaaaatatatatattattttaattcattttcaaataaaaaatattttaaaactcaatatcAACACTCCATACACGCCCAGGAGATCGCAAATGCCATGTTACAGTTATATGGAAGTAAATAATGACAGGGACATCAACCGGTGTTGACCACAATCTCAACTGATCACATTTCCTTTTGAAAGTTTGCTTTTCAGTATCATTAAATACCTTCCAcccactattattttttaaaatacttttaaatttttattaaaaatatattaaaataatatttttaaaatttttaaatttatttttaatattaacaatataaaattattaaaaatatatataatttgaaacagaaaaaaataaaaataaaaataaaaaattttaaaaatatttttaaaacacaaaaacaaataaattcttataatcTCACCTTCTACGAATTAGTCCCCAACCAGTCATATAGATTTGTCATCCACTTCACCCAGAGGTGAGGGAACATTAATGAACTATGGGTGATAATCTTGATACTATTGTATAAACCCATTTTCAAATCCTCTTACTTTTTTGAATAATGAAGGGAGCCTTCCATCTCAGAATCTTTTGCATCAAAAACCAAAGAGAACACAATGCACAGATTCAAAGAGAGTTTTCATCAAAACTATTCACCCTCACcttgagaaaacaaaattctGGATTAACACACACAGTTACGATTGGTATCACCATCCTCCTTGGACCATCCCTCAAAAGAGTGAATCTACAGTATTTTATATAGCTGGAGAGTGGAGAGGTAACCAACAGTTTGATAGTTCTATAACCTATGATTCACCTTCTACAACTCTTTGATTGCCATTTGAATCACCAGTAGCCGTCAAACCTCGGATCTTAACATCATAGTACACTTCTTCAACTCTCCGTAGGTCATACTTCATGCCTGATACGGCACAGAAAATACTCATGAAGTCAACTCATATACAATGAcatttagatttaaaattattcaagaaaACCAGGCAAGCGGAAAAGGGCTAAATAAAAtgagtaaaatgaaaaaaagaaggctACCATCAAACTTCTTGCGCAGGAAATCATTCCGGAGATTGAGCATGCGGAAGGCTGCGTGAAGATCTGTCATGAACTTCAACACCTTTCTTGGACAATCATAGTCCCCAGCGGTCACTTGGTTCACAACATACCGAGGCTGCAAAAAACATACAAACAATCACATTAAAAGCCCTTTTCTGCAAACTTTATCAATTGCTCACATGTAATTTAAACAGACTGACTGAAGCACATCCACTGCACATAGTTTACAAAGGTAGCAGCCCATGTTTCCTTAAATTTCCATGAACTTGCAGCTTGTATGCGTAAGATATCCTTTTGGAAATCTGAAGATAGCTCTTACCATTTCATTGGACATAAAGCAAACACCTGTATAAACAGAGAATTTAAACATCAGCATTTCCAGTCAAAGAACAGAATGACCAACAACAGGATACTTCACATCCTACAAACAAAGACTGATTATCCGAAAACAGGCAGCAATTAAGATAGGTATTACATATTATAATAACTGAAACAGGTGTTATCAGGAATGATTTGTTACCATATTTCAAAATATCTTTATACCAGGGTGTTAGCAGAGGAAGGTATAATGCATGCCACTAACAATGTAACAGATACATGCATGAAAAGATTCATTGGCGGTATCTTGGTTATATGGCATTATATACAACACACAAGCATGAACTGAAAATTTATTATCCAAGAATTTAAACAAAGGAAAGGTTTAGGAGTTTGAATCATGGGTTTAGTGCCCAGAATTTCAAAATAAACTATTTGATTTCAACTTGGTACTTCTTCTGACAAGTAAAAAATTTGAACCATTTCAATTTATGCATGCCATTCTTGGGCAAGAGCCATGACAATCTTCTCCATATCATTCTAACATGGGCCTGTCAACCTTCAAACAGTTTGATTTCGACTTGGTATTTAATTCACAGGAATAAGCATTTCGTTAGAGTGGCCTCCTGATACTGGTCAGCATTGGCTGATGAAGTCAGGTGGACAAAACCTGCAGCTATAACCTAAGCAGGTCAACACGCAATCACAAACAATCAGACACCACTACCATCTGAATTTTTATATGCCATTCATGTGAATATTTGAATTCTTTTACTTGCTTTGGAATTTGAACATATATTTACATGTATACCAGAAACCCTGAGTATATTCAAGCAAACCCACTTTTCACCATGAGAACAAAGTCTAATTACCTAATCCATATAATCCACACAAATcaaacatgctttttttttcaaaaaattacttACCAATAAGATAGTCCTCAATGTCCAAACCAAACTCCAAGCTGTTCACTGCAGAAGCAACAAGAAAAACGAAAGCATGAGCAAGCGTTTATTAACTAATCATGATTCGtaaacaagataaaagaaaaacatacagCCAAGTTTTTCCTGAGCTTCAGTGTGCATAAGTAAATTGCCAGTCTCTAACCAATGCATTAAAGTCAGCAGAGAAACAACAATTTGTGTTTCGCTCCTCCAATCACCATGATACCTATACCATAAGGCAATCACTAGCCAAATACACCAAAATGAAgctaaacaaatcaaaataaaaaaaaatgtcccaGATTCTTAACTACCTGTAATATTGACCAGGACACTCGAGGATGATTTCAGCAAGTCTATTATATAACCCCTTCAACACTCCAATTTGCGCCTTTGCTTTCTCTAAAACCTCTGCATCAAATCacacaaaagattaaaaaaatgcaagtaAAAATTACTTCTTAGGAGGAGGGAGcattaagagaaaagaaaacggTGTCGTTTCTTTAGAACCTGGAACGGGACGGGATTGGTGAACAAGAAGGAGACCAGAGTGCAGGAGTCGAGTGGTGGACTCGATCTCTAAGACAACAGCTCGAATCTTTTCGCGCAATCTTCCTGATTCTTCTAGCTTCGAGCGAAGCTCTTCGAATTGTTTATCTAGTGAGGGAGAGGGAGAATCAGCACAGCCTGACATGGTGAGAGTTGTGGAGAATGAGCGACCTGGTGCTTTTCGGTGACGAGAAATGAGGAGAGGGAGTGAAAGataggtggtggtggtggaaagGAGAGGGAGTTTGTGGCAAATGGGAGAGAGGTTGAGGTTTGGGTTTGTGTTAGGGTTCAACGAGCGAGAGAGTGAGACTGTGAAGAAGTAGGCGTTTCGAAACGCCGTTTTCATTTCTCTCTATAAAAATTCAAACGTGCGCTTACTGCTTGATAAATAGGATGGACGGAATCCGTTTTAATCGAgggagaaatttatttttatttttaaaatgatatttgtttaaaaatatattaaaataatattttttattttcaaatttatttttaatattaatatatttgaaaatattaaaaaaattaaatttaaaataaaaaaataaaaatatttttaaaacacaaaaatattagaGTTGTTTATTCAAGGAAATACCATTTTATAGCCCATGTGTttatgttgaatatatatatatatatatatatatatatatatatatatatacacgtggATGTGAAAGAGTGATTAGTATAGATAAAGAGAGAAATTATCAAGTTGAGAGAAGAATTACAAAGAGAATAAAATCTAAACCACAAgtattaataattaagaaacGGAACgagtaaaattgatttttctttttttatttattcttgcatcatacaaaatgaaaaaaaaaaagtatcagcTCTCTGcttctctaaaaataaaatacaacgggATTGCAGAACTTATGTTGGATCATTACAGCTGATCTAGAagactaatttaattaatgtgtTAGCTATATGTCTGCTGTATTCATTTTTGAGGATTTGTATGATCTCTACAAGGGTATCAAAACTGAACAACTCTGATTTGTACACTAAGAACATGGACAAAGAACGATATGTAATTTCCCAACTCACTTCTTTTGGAAGGTCACCAACAGGAAAAAAGCTGCAAAACGGCTGAGTATGCCTGTCAGAATGAGAAGTTGTAGACAAAGACCCCAATGACCAAGATCGTAGCCATTTTCCCTCAGTGAGTTGCAGCGAGTTATCAACCAGACACCGGAGTATCTAGAATACATAATGCAGGAGAACGTTAAATGAGCAGGGTAGTTCGAATTAGCTAGAGATAAGCCATGTTACTGGCACAAGGACAAACCTTTCAGCATTTGCAATAACAAAAGCCTCCATAGCCCACTTTGGGTAGCACAGATATCCCAAATGCCTCACCAGTATACTATCTTGCTCCTGGCTTGCAACAAGAGTCAGGACAACAGGAAGAAGCACTGACCACTGCATGAAGTGAAAACAGAATTTGAAGCATATTTGGTAGAAAATGAAGAAACTACATGTATTGAAATGCGCTATGAGATGATCAGTGGAATCTTCTATGACATACCAGCTGGGCAGGACCTGGTGCAAAGTAGATTGCAAAAATGTAAGCTATGCCAGTCACACAGTACACTAGGCAAAGCAGAACTACATAATTGTCAGCAAATGTTGATCTAGGACTGTTGAAGAAATAAAACATGGATAAATAAACTAGAGGCTTGACAATTGTGTTGAAATGATCAATTGTgtcttttgataaaaaataagctaGACTGCTGATTCCAGATTCACTCTCTCTCCAGTAATGTAATTTATCCTGCGAAAATGACCGTAATGCTGCAATCTTGCATAGCAGCGCTGCAATCAGAAATGAAGATTGCATGTATGAGAAAGAACACAGCAcaacatatttatttaattaaaagaaaactctTTTCCTAAACGATTGAGATTAAAGAGAGGATTATAGTTTCCTGGAAGATGCAAAACAAATTCCCATCCCCTTATTCTTGATCAAGAGCATATCAACTTCATTACTAATATGGCATAGTTAACGAGTTTGTGTTTGTCAACTTACAAACAGCAATGACAGTGTAAGTATAACCAAGGGACCCAAATGTTTCATCGTCCACTTTAGCAAGAGTTCCTAAGCAGGCTCCAGCCAGTAATAGAATCAAATAGTCAACTGCTTGTAGTCTAGCTTCTCGTAGTCGTTGCTTGCAAATCCTGAAAAGAAACGATATGTACAATAAAATGTCTGTGTAAAAATACTTCAAATTGCACAGCCATGCAGTGTTCTTTCAAATAATCGATGAATTTTGGACCACAAAATACCAGTTTAACCAATATGTATCTTGCCTTCACTAAGCTTAATTAAGTAAATGCCTATAAatcctacaaaataaaaattttcccTTGCACgtaaaaaatagcaaatattCAATGGTTTATCACATCATAATTTACTAACTAAATACGCACCTTGGGATTTAGGGGTTTCAGAAATGACCAACAAAATTGATTATCTTAAAACTGCATCTTCCAAAGCAAAGTTGCTTATTAAATTGTAAGCCTGGAATAATTGAGCTCTACCCAACATTTGAATTATCGTTTTACATTATCAGAGCTAGTTAAGCCAAATTAGTCATGAAATAATCTTTAGAGGATATGAGTTGACTTCAACAAATGCCTCGTAATTAGACAACCTTTTCTCACATATGCTTAttgcatagaaaataaaattgatttcatACCTTCCAACGAAATATCTATACTGACGGGAAACTCCAGGAGTTCTTCGGTTGGATAAATCCTTAGACTTCAAATAGTTGCGCTCTATGTGATCTCGGTGAAGCtcaacattagaaacaacatcTGCCCATAAATCCCCAGCAAAAGATTGTTCTGTGGACTCCGCAGCACTTGAGTTTAAGCCAGAAGAGGTTGCACCAATGCTATCAGCATAGTGCAACATGTCTGGTGGTACTGGATACCCGTTATGCAGCATCCATCTGATAGGTAGTTGTTCATGAGTCACATTTGAGTTTGTTTTCACTATACCCTCCAGAATGTCAATATAGTGATCTGGAGGAGTAACACGCTCTGGTACAGTGATCCCAAGGCCAGCAAAGTATTCTTCAACTTTCTTTGCAGATCCATGATAAACAGTGAGGCCACCTTTTGCCAGAAGTATAAAATCATCAAACATCTTGAACAGGGCATAGCTGAATCAAAAGAAACTAACCATTAAATCCGGAAAATTTCTGGATCGTTTTTTCATGATGAATAAACCATTGTCATGGCTCATGTAAAAGGCCAGGATTGAAATATAACTTGATAGATAAGTATTCAGATGATCCCTTTCTCTGTCTTACTATTCATTCGCATCACCTTTCAAGTTTCTTAAGCATTCACATCAAGTTAGAAAAGTGAAAGGGCTGCATTGGGATCTCTTGGTAGTATCTTGTCTAgcaaatcttttattttcctcAGATGCAGAATGCAAAGGCTTTACACCGAGATATGAACTTCCATTTTACTGTTCACTATATATTATTCAAGAACAGTATATTTGTGTTAAATTTCAGGGGTTGTGGAAGTTCAATAATCTGATAGGCTACGTACAAActacgaaaaaaaaaaacatctgcaACAAGGGGCAGTGTTTTATCAGCTATAAGTCACAccttgtgtttttcttcttttgttgctCAAGCTACACTGATTAGAGAACCAGATACAATAATCAAGCATTTGATAGTTTACAGGAGGGAATATCTCTATGGCATTTTGGCTTCAGAGAGAGAAGAAACTTACCTTGGTTGATGTACTACCATGCAGATGTTTACCCCTTCTAGTGCTTCACGTCGTAGAGCTCTTATAAGTAACAGTGATGATGAACTGTCCAAACCAGATGTAGGCTCATCTAAAATCAGTAGTGAAGGTTCCATGACCATTTCAAGCCCAACATTCACACGTTTTCTCTGGCCTCCAGAAATTCCTCGTTTCTCCACAGTCCCAACCACAGAATCCCTCACTGTCTGCAGTCCCAATGCCTCAATAACTCTTTCAATAACCAGAACCTTATCAGCTTTAGGCATGTCGGCAGATAATCTCCAGTAAAAAGcccaacaagaaaaatattagaaaaaaatataacaagagTGGAGTAGCAGAATCAGTAGAAATTAACTGCAAAGCAGAGAATTCAACTGTGAAGGGAAGATGCCACATGAACAATAGCAGTTGAAGGGAAGAAGTTCAGCGAGAAAGTTGAAAAGTTGATGAATGTTTGTGATGCCAAGTTAATAGACTGGGAGACTGGCTAtcaaaaattaagcataatttCAAGAGTTTTTTGTGTTCATTAAGCCAGATTTGAGAGGAAAAACATTAACCAAAAACAACAGATATAACTGGAACAAGATTAAGTTGCATATTTTTACTTGGGAAAAGAAAATTGCATCATTTTCCAGATCTGAAAATTGCAGATGTAATTGTTGAGTTGAGTTACAGTTATGAAACCATGAGCAGAATGATTTTGCTTATATATGCTACTGTCCTCTTTATATTTCTCCATGTAGAAACAATAATTACTTGCACTTAGGAAAGGAAATGGGAAAATACACgagtaataataaatacattagCAAAAACTGTTAGATGTTGCTTACCGGCACCTTGCACTGAATCGCAGATTTTCTTCCACTGTCAGGTTCCCATGAACAATGTCATCTTGTGGAACAAAaccaataattttcttatatgaaTGGATTGATTCATTCTTCCCATTTATGAGAATTGAGCCTGTCATAGTGCATCCAGTTGCTTTTCCTGCCAAGGCAGAAAGAAAAGTAGTCTTGCCAGCTCCAGATGGTCCCATGACAGCAGAAACTCTGCCGGGCATGATTTTCCCAGTGACACCCCTCATCA
The Populus nigra chromosome 3, ddPopNigr1.1, whole genome shotgun sequence genome window above contains:
- the LOC133688370 gene encoding uncharacterized protein LOC133688370, translated to MKTAFRNAYFFTVSLSRSLNPNTNPNLNLSPICHKLPLLSTTTTYLSLPLLISRHRKAPGRSFSTTLTMSGCADSPSPSLDKQFEELRSKLEESGRLREKIRAVVLEIESTTRLLHSGLLLVHQSRPVPEVLEKAKAQIGVLKGLYNRLAEIILECPGQYYRYHGDWRSETQIVVSLLTLMHWLETGNLLMHTEAQEKLGLNSLEFGLDIEDYLIGVCFMSNEMPRYVVNQVTAGDYDCPRKVLKFMTDLHAAFRMLNLRNDFLRKKFDGMKYDLRRVEEVYYDVKIRGLTATGDSNGNQRVVEGES
- the LOC133689207 gene encoding putative white-brown complex homolog protein 30, whose protein sequence is MSALKISSICRVSRFLLFLIVVFNLSPNAFCVDGDDYSQTGNPALLPIITDSIYKRLSNLSVVFGDDIMDSLSFCIKNVKADWKRAFDFEGDLDFITNCIKKIKGDITLRLCTAAEIKFYFGSLFGQGTTDQTQYLKPNKNCNLSSWPNGCEPGWGCGANPNQKIDLYNSKDMPLRTRECQPCCEGFFCPQGLTCMIPCPLGSYCPSAKLNKTTGMCTPYGYQIPPGNPNHTCGGADAWAPVATSSEIFCAPGSYCPRTTLKVPCSSGHYCRMGSTSQISCFKLVTCHPNTANQNLHAYGIMLIAAVTTLLLIIVNCSDQALSTREKRAAKSREAAARQARETAQARERWKVAKNVAKKGGSALQAQLSQTFSRRTSGFKAEQPKVSDVGKSQTEAALLPPMPSGTASASSEKAKKKEPSTHTKMMHDLEDDPDGQEGFKLEIGDKNIKKQMPKGKQLHSHTQIFKYAYGQIEKEKAMQQDQKNLTFSGIISMATDTDVKTRPVIEVAFKDLTLTLKGKKKHLMRGVTGKIMPGRVSAVMGPSGAGKTTFLSALAGKATGCTMTGSILINGKNESIHSYKKIIGFVPQDDIVHGNLTVEENLRFSARCRLSADMPKADKVLVIERVIEALGLQTVRDSVVGTVEKRGISGGQRKRVNVGLEMVMEPSLLILDEPTSGLDSSSSLLLIRALRREALEGVNICMVVHQPSYALFKMFDDFILLAKGGLTVYHGSAKKVEEYFAGLGITVPERVTPPDHYIDILEGIVKTNSNVTHEQLPIRWMLHNGYPVPPDMLHYADSIGATSSGLNSSAAESTEQSFAGDLWADVVSNVELHRDHIERNYLKSKDLSNRRTPGVSRQYRYFVGRICKQRLREARLQAVDYLILLLAGACLGTLAKVDDETFGSLGYTYTVIAVSLLCKIAALRSFSQDKLHYWRESESGISSLAYFLSKDTIDHFNTIVKPLVYLSMFYFFNSPRSTFADNYVVLLCLVYCVTGIAYIFAIYFAPGPAQLWSVLLPVVLTLVASQEQDSILVRHLGYLCYPKWAMEAFVIANAERYSGVWLITRCNSLRENGYDLGHWGLCLQLLILTGILSRFAAFFLLVTFQKK
- the LOC133689641 gene encoding uncharacterized protein LOC133689641, translating into MRKNIGGLHSNITQGPDDLDLGVLDGFLDEVDEVDDIHAANDFSGAYEDFILDIELAEKVSYLDYTPRGGSRLRNSSSESQSPGCSGSSNGAVGMSESSTATIPKFESKNGWHHKTVKCKLRCSSGDKWNSQEPGEDSMCPTSDDIEDLDELDDDAKPLISLVSGKNAKKVVQAAKAGTSVRQKRLRKPTKRYIEELSDPKAKHVMERKSDLSATLKDKRPKIRSHDELHSGGALTCTPKEPFSENITQATSKGTDEPLHLRSKPVSERRTNPSFISKGRRWSIRSQNEPYQVRAVKFAPKELSLTGPSAQATFESRPRRGRPKKSLPLSFLESEDDESEDDCVKKRTCKKSNDRRKHQRMWTTPEVMKLIDGIAQYGTGRWTDIKKLMFSSTAYRTPIDLRDKWRNLLRASGAQKRKSNKKEVKEKLKDVVRSLPSSVFRRVRELASLHPYPRFSPGGRYIRRKN